From the Synechococcus sp. Nb3U1 genome, one window contains:
- a CDS encoding ABC transporter permease: MQTAAPPRPTLLTITPIWKDGILYGCGLLGLGLLMLHTSGEMNAATAPVSGWFLPAVLLATLLGGMGCWGLGRRGQGWGPPLLILLLGLVLTQTLLVGYRVPPGLMPTPTRVVRAMWMARAALMRDAVQTFVRQALVGFGLGVGSGLLLGGILARFQKIEQGVLPYLAALSSIPIPALAPVMVGAFGIDWPSKAAVVAVVVLFPVVINTVRGLRSVDASQLDLMRSYGASAGQVFWQVRIPQALPYVFNALKLAMTLAMIGAIVGEFFAAPGFGLGFRIKIEAARFNFDIVWAAILYATVISTLAYGLILRIEKRLTFWHSSIRSEGH; this comes from the coding sequence ATGCAAACCGCTGCCCCCCCCCGACCTACCCTGCTCACGATTACCCCCATTTGGAAAGATGGGATCCTCTATGGCTGTGGTCTGTTGGGATTGGGGCTGCTCATGCTCCACACCAGCGGGGAGATGAATGCAGCAACTGCGCCAGTATCGGGCTGGTTTTTGCCGGCGGTTTTGCTGGCCACCCTGCTTGGGGGAATGGGGTGTTGGGGCTTGGGCCGACGGGGGCAGGGCTGGGGGCCTCCCTTGCTGATTTTGTTGTTGGGGCTGGTACTGACGCAAACCTTGCTGGTGGGCTATCGGGTACCACCGGGGTTGATGCCAACCCCAACGCGGGTAGTACGGGCAATGTGGATGGCGCGGGCTGCCCTAATGCGGGATGCGGTGCAAACTTTTGTTCGACAAGCGTTGGTGGGGTTTGGCCTGGGGGTGGGATCCGGGCTATTGCTGGGGGGGATCTTGGCTCGTTTTCAGAAGATCGAGCAAGGAGTTTTGCCCTATTTGGCGGCCCTCTCTAGCATTCCCATCCCGGCTTTGGCCCCGGTGATGGTGGGGGCTTTTGGCATCGACTGGCCTTCAAAGGCAGCAGTGGTTGCGGTGGTGGTGCTGTTTCCGGTGGTAATCAACACGGTGCGAGGGTTGCGTTCGGTGGATGCGAGCCAATTGGATTTGATGCGCTCTTACGGAGCCAGTGCTGGGCAAGTGTTTTGGCAGGTGCGGATCCCGCAGGCTTTGCCCTATGTGTTTAATGCCCTGAAGTTGGCGATGACGCTGGCGATGATCGGGGCGATTGTCGGGGAATTTTTTGCAGCACCAGGATTTGGCCTGGGGTTTCGCATCAAGATCGAGGCGGCCCGCTTTAATTTCGACATTGTTTGGGCCGCGATCCTTTATGCCACTGTCATCAGCACCCTGGCCTATGGGTTGATTTTAAGGATCGAAAAGCGCCTTACCTTTTGGCACAGTTCCATTCGCTCTGAGGGGCATTGA